One Nerophis ophidion isolate RoL-2023_Sa linkage group LG06, RoL_Noph_v1.0, whole genome shotgun sequence genomic region harbors:
- the LOC133554746 gene encoding probable tubulin polyglutamylase TTLL9 isoform X2, producing the protein MMSLSKNKFKKLNDCSKPAEKREGKCVVRFKCGTAGTMHDVLKQRPGWVEVKDDGEWDFHWCEVGWLRENFDHSFMEEHVRINHFRNRYELTRKDFLLKNLKRYKRALERGESCTEVSKCDFFPCSFALPNEYHLFVEEFKRNPGSTWIMKPAAKSQGAGIFLFRKLKDIMDWKKHDASRSEDQKDAAQVESYVAQCYIENPYLLGGRKFDLRVYVMVTSYFPLKAWLYREGFARLSSTRFSLDSIDDKYVHLTNVAVQKTAPDYDPEKGCKWKIQKLRKYLTAKHGIQVVETLFTEMDNIFISSLQSVQKIIINDKHCFELYGYDILLDKNLKPWLIEVNASPSLAPSSQEDYDMKYRLLEDTVNIVDMEKRLTGKEKRMGGYDLMWNDGPVYREDSDSEIFSCSCLKANTNLGCMNDRENHMFKQFPDQKI; encoded by the exons ATGATGTCATTGTCAAAGAACAAG TTCAAAAAGTTGAACGATTGTAGCAAACCAGCCGAGAAGCG GGAGGGGAAATGTGTTGTGCGTTTCAAATGTGGAACCGCCGGTACCATGCATGATGTCTTGAAACAAAGGCCGGGCTGGGTCGAAGTCAAAGA TGATGGTGAATGGGACTTCCACTGGTGTGAAGTAGGATGGCTTAGGGAGAATTTTGATCATTCATTCATGGAGGAACATGTAAGGATAAACCACTTCCGCAACCGTTACGAG CTGACCCGCAAAGACTTCCTGTTAAAAAACCTAAAAAGATACAAAAGGGCTCTAGAAAGGGGGGAGAGCTGCACAGAGGTTTCCAAATGTGATTTTTTCCCATGCAGCTTTGCACTGCCTAATGAATACCATCTctttgtggaggagttcaagagaAACCCTGGCAGCACCTGGATAATGAAGCCG GCTGCAAAATCTCAAGGCGCAGGCATCTTCCTTTTTAGAAAACTGAAAGACATCATGGACTGGAAGAAA CATGACGCCAGTCGCTCAGAAGATCAGAAAGATGCAGCTCAAGTGGAAAGCTATGTGGCGCAGTGCTATATTGAGAACCCCTACCTGCTTGGTG GCAGGAAGTTCGATCTGAGGGTCTATGTGATGGTCACATca TATTTTCCATTGAAGGCATGGCTTTATCGGGAGGGCTTTGCTCGTCTTTCAAGCACACGTTTCTCTCTGGATAGTATTGATGACAAGT ATGTACATCTCACTAATGTGGCGGTTCAAAAAACAGCACCTGACTATGATCCTGAAAAG GGATGTAAATGGAAGATCCAGAAACTGCGTAAGTACCTGACCGCAAAGCATGGGATACAGGTGGTTGAAACTCTGTTTACAGAGATGGATAACATCTTCATCAGCAGTCTACAGAGTGTGCAGAAGATTATTATAAATGACAAACACTGCTTTGAACTCTACGGCTACGACATTTTGCTGGATAAGAACCTCAAACC GTGGTTGATTGAGGTAAACGCTTCTCCGTCGCTCGCACCCAGCAGTCAGGAGGATTACGACATGAAGTACAGACTGCTGGAagatactgtaaatattgtggaTATGGAGAAAAG GTTGACTGGGAAAGAAAAGAGGATGGGCGGATATGATCTTATGTGGAATGATGGACCTGTCTACAGAGAGGATTCTGACTCTGAAATATTTAGTTGTTCATGTTTGAAAGCCAACACAAACTTGG GATGCATGAATGACAGGGAAAACCATATGTTTAAACAATTTCCAGACCAGAAGATTTGA
- the LOC133554746 gene encoding probable tubulin polyglutamylase TTLL9 isoform X1 — protein sequence MMSLSKNKFKKLNDCSKPAEKREGKCVVRFKCGTAGTMHDVLKQRPGWVEVKDDGEWDFHWCEVGWLRENFDHSFMEEHVRINHFRNRYELTRKDFLLKNLKRYKRALERGESCTEVSKCDFFPCSFALPNEYHLFVEEFKRNPGSTWIMKPAAKSQGAGIFLFRKLKDIMDWKKHDASRSEDQKDAAQVESYVAQCYIENPYLLGGRKFDLRVYVMVTSYFPLKAWLYREGFARLSSTRFSLDSIDDKYVHLTNVAVQKTAPDYDPEKGCKWKIQKLRKYLTAKHGIQVVETLFTEMDNIFISSLQSVQKIIINDKHCFELYGYDILLDKNLKPWLIEVNASPSLAPSSQEDYDMKYRLLEDTVNIVDMEKRLTGKEKRMGGYDLMWNDGPVYREDSDSEIFSCSCLKANTNLGKATLFKVWNLTVIQRVNNMPSFITPVTLLFLCRMHE from the exons ATGATGTCATTGTCAAAGAACAAG TTCAAAAAGTTGAACGATTGTAGCAAACCAGCCGAGAAGCG GGAGGGGAAATGTGTTGTGCGTTTCAAATGTGGAACCGCCGGTACCATGCATGATGTCTTGAAACAAAGGCCGGGCTGGGTCGAAGTCAAAGA TGATGGTGAATGGGACTTCCACTGGTGTGAAGTAGGATGGCTTAGGGAGAATTTTGATCATTCATTCATGGAGGAACATGTAAGGATAAACCACTTCCGCAACCGTTACGAG CTGACCCGCAAAGACTTCCTGTTAAAAAACCTAAAAAGATACAAAAGGGCTCTAGAAAGGGGGGAGAGCTGCACAGAGGTTTCCAAATGTGATTTTTTCCCATGCAGCTTTGCACTGCCTAATGAATACCATCTctttgtggaggagttcaagagaAACCCTGGCAGCACCTGGATAATGAAGCCG GCTGCAAAATCTCAAGGCGCAGGCATCTTCCTTTTTAGAAAACTGAAAGACATCATGGACTGGAAGAAA CATGACGCCAGTCGCTCAGAAGATCAGAAAGATGCAGCTCAAGTGGAAAGCTATGTGGCGCAGTGCTATATTGAGAACCCCTACCTGCTTGGTG GCAGGAAGTTCGATCTGAGGGTCTATGTGATGGTCACATca TATTTTCCATTGAAGGCATGGCTTTATCGGGAGGGCTTTGCTCGTCTTTCAAGCACACGTTTCTCTCTGGATAGTATTGATGACAAGT ATGTACATCTCACTAATGTGGCGGTTCAAAAAACAGCACCTGACTATGATCCTGAAAAG GGATGTAAATGGAAGATCCAGAAACTGCGTAAGTACCTGACCGCAAAGCATGGGATACAGGTGGTTGAAACTCTGTTTACAGAGATGGATAACATCTTCATCAGCAGTCTACAGAGTGTGCAGAAGATTATTATAAATGACAAACACTGCTTTGAACTCTACGGCTACGACATTTTGCTGGATAAGAACCTCAAACC GTGGTTGATTGAGGTAAACGCTTCTCCGTCGCTCGCACCCAGCAGTCAGGAGGATTACGACATGAAGTACAGACTGCTGGAagatactgtaaatattgtggaTATGGAGAAAAG GTTGACTGGGAAAGAAAAGAGGATGGGCGGATATGATCTTATGTGGAATGATGGACCTGTCTACAGAGAGGATTCTGACTCTGAAATATTTAGTTGTTCATGTTTGAAAGCCAACACAAACTTGGGTAAGGCCACATTGTTTAAGGTATGGAATCTTACTGTTATACAACGTGTCAATAATATGCCATCATTCATTACTCCTGTGACACTCTTATTTTTGTGCAGGATGCATGAATGA
- the LOC133554746 gene encoding probable tubulin polyglutamylase TTLL9 isoform X3 has product MMSLSKNKFKKLNDCSKPAEKREGKCVVRFKCGTAGTMHDVLKQRPGWVEVKDDGEWDFHWCEVGWLRENFDHSFMEEHVRINHFRNRYELTRKDFLLKNLKRYKRALERGESCTEVSKCDFFPCSFALPNEYHLFVEEFKRNPGSTWIMKPAAKSQGAGIFLFRKLKDIMDWKKHDASRSEDQKDAAQVESYVAQCYIENPYLLGGRKFDLRVYVMVTSYFPLKAWLYREGFARLSSTRFSLDSIDDKYVHLTNVAVQKTAPDYDPEKGCKWKIQKLRKYLTAKHGIQVVETLFTEMDNIFISSLQSVQKIIINDKHCFELYGYDILLDKNLKPWLIEVNASPSLAPSSQEDYDMKYRLLEDTVNIVDMEKRHEQGCTSLG; this is encoded by the exons ATGATGTCATTGTCAAAGAACAAG TTCAAAAAGTTGAACGATTGTAGCAAACCAGCCGAGAAGCG GGAGGGGAAATGTGTTGTGCGTTTCAAATGTGGAACCGCCGGTACCATGCATGATGTCTTGAAACAAAGGCCGGGCTGGGTCGAAGTCAAAGA TGATGGTGAATGGGACTTCCACTGGTGTGAAGTAGGATGGCTTAGGGAGAATTTTGATCATTCATTCATGGAGGAACATGTAAGGATAAACCACTTCCGCAACCGTTACGAG CTGACCCGCAAAGACTTCCTGTTAAAAAACCTAAAAAGATACAAAAGGGCTCTAGAAAGGGGGGAGAGCTGCACAGAGGTTTCCAAATGTGATTTTTTCCCATGCAGCTTTGCACTGCCTAATGAATACCATCTctttgtggaggagttcaagagaAACCCTGGCAGCACCTGGATAATGAAGCCG GCTGCAAAATCTCAAGGCGCAGGCATCTTCCTTTTTAGAAAACTGAAAGACATCATGGACTGGAAGAAA CATGACGCCAGTCGCTCAGAAGATCAGAAAGATGCAGCTCAAGTGGAAAGCTATGTGGCGCAGTGCTATATTGAGAACCCCTACCTGCTTGGTG GCAGGAAGTTCGATCTGAGGGTCTATGTGATGGTCACATca TATTTTCCATTGAAGGCATGGCTTTATCGGGAGGGCTTTGCTCGTCTTTCAAGCACACGTTTCTCTCTGGATAGTATTGATGACAAGT ATGTACATCTCACTAATGTGGCGGTTCAAAAAACAGCACCTGACTATGATCCTGAAAAG GGATGTAAATGGAAGATCCAGAAACTGCGTAAGTACCTGACCGCAAAGCATGGGATACAGGTGGTTGAAACTCTGTTTACAGAGATGGATAACATCTTCATCAGCAGTCTACAGAGTGTGCAGAAGATTATTATAAATGACAAACACTGCTTTGAACTCTACGGCTACGACATTTTGCTGGATAAGAACCTCAAACC GTGGTTGATTGAGGTAAACGCTTCTCCGTCGCTCGCACCCAGCAGTCAGGAGGATTACGACATGAAGTACAGACTGCTGGAagatactgtaaatattgtggaTATGGAGAAAAG ACATGAACAGGGCTGTACCTCCTTAGGTTGA